Proteins encoded within one genomic window of Desulfovibrio desulfuricans:
- a CDS encoding OmpH family outer membrane protein, translated as MRKVLMTAVAVGLLLAGQVYAADGGAVPAAKIGVVDMQTVATQSVPAQAAKTTMESKFGTERNELEKQGEALKKKADALKNPKASEEKKLDFIRSKQDLDQKTRNFLRKVEQEEVKLRQDMVTLVFSATYEVARAKGFNFVVDVTAGGVLYADQSMDLTQDVLAEVNKIYKEKANDKSGKK; from the coding sequence ATGCGCAAGGTTTTGATGACGGCTGTTGCGGTTGGCTTGTTGCTTGCCGGGCAAGTCTATGCTGCAGACGGCGGCGCCGTACCCGCAGCCAAGATCGGTGTTGTTGACATGCAGACCGTGGCGACGCAGAGCGTCCCTGCCCAGGCCGCCAAAACAACAATGGAAAGCAAGTTCGGCACTGAACGTAACGAACTTGAAAAACAGGGCGAAGCGCTGAAGAAAAAGGCCGATGCTCTGAAAAACCCCAAGGCCAGCGAAGAAAAGAAGCTGGACTTCATCCGCTCCAAGCAGGATCTGGATCAGAAGACCCGTAACTTCCTGCGCAAGGTTGAACAGGAAGAAGTGAAGCTTCGCCAGGACATGGTTACCCTGGTTTTCAGCGCCACCTATGAAGTTGCCCGCGCCAAAGGCTTCAACTTTGTGGTGGACGTCACCGCCGGTGGCGTGCTGTACGCCGACCAGTCCATGGATCTGACCCAGGACGTGCTGGCCGAAGTGAACAAGATCTACAAAGAAAAAGCCAACGACAAGAGCGGCAAAAAATAA
- the fabZ gene encoding 3-hydroxyacyl-ACP dehydratase FabZ, whose protein sequence is MQDTAPQNTGMDIQRILRLLPHRYPFLLVDRVVECVAGSHIRAYKNVTFNEPFFQGHFPGAPIMPGVLILEALAQTGGLLAVSGMDSLDDKLFLFTGLDGVKFRRQVVPGDRLDLECSNLRMKLKLCKMEARAFVDGKLAAEAQITAAIGDRPKG, encoded by the coding sequence ATGCAGGATACCGCCCCCCAGAATACGGGCATGGACATACAGCGCATTTTGCGCCTGCTGCCGCACCGCTACCCCTTTTTGCTGGTGGACAGGGTTGTGGAATGCGTAGCAGGCTCGCACATCCGGGCCTATAAAAATGTTACGTTCAACGAACCTTTCTTTCAGGGGCATTTTCCCGGTGCTCCCATCATGCCCGGCGTGCTCATTCTGGAAGCTCTGGCCCAGACAGGCGGCCTGCTGGCCGTTTCCGGCATGGACAGCCTGGACGACAAGCTCTTTCTCTTCACCGGCCTTGATGGCGTAAAATTTCGCCGCCAGGTGGTTCCCGGCGACAGGCTTGACCTTGAATGCAGCAATCTGCGCATGAAACTCAAGCTCTGCAAAATGGAAGCCCGCGCCTTTGTGGACGGCAAGCTTGCCGCAGAGGCCCAGATTACCGCCGCCATCGGCGACAGGCCCAAGGGCTAG
- a CDS encoding glycosyltransferase family 9 protein, with protein MGERGNRLNRLLDRYAGIPLAACSAVARLGKKSVPAAPQRVGFICLGAIGDLLLLSALITALRERLPNVHIALLVSRANAATVSLIPGIDQCASFAVTDVSAMVAWLREQRLDVLIDSTQWARLGAILSNLSNARTTVGFDTEGQHRAFGYSFKVPHRNDRHEVENFMELGRALYPDLQGAPRLLLPQSPPDDLPAELCGRLEPAGDIGDALPQRVFLHMWPSGSNAWLKEWPADSWDALARLLGSKGFEVYLTGGPADAPRNDAFLRAHPQCPAISLAGRTSLAGLAWLFSRATAVVSVNTGTMHLAALAGAPTVGLHGPTNPLRWGPVGRHVRALLPHKGPYAYLNLGFEYPRPHTSCLDSLPVEDVVDALHSLSLF; from the coding sequence ATGGGAGAACGCGGCAACAGGCTTAACCGTTTGCTTGATCGTTATGCGGGCATACCCCTGGCGGCATGCAGCGCGGTTGCGCGCCTGGGCAAAAAATCTGTGCCCGCAGCGCCGCAGCGAGTGGGTTTTATCTGTCTGGGAGCCATTGGCGATCTGCTGCTGCTTTCAGCGCTGATCACCGCCCTGCGCGAGCGGTTGCCCAACGTGCATATTGCCCTGCTCGTGTCCCGCGCCAATGCCGCCACTGTCAGTCTGATCCCTGGTATTGACCAGTGCGCGTCTTTTGCGGTGACGGATGTTTCTGCCATGGTAGCATGGCTGCGCGAGCAACGTCTCGATGTGCTCATTGACAGCACGCAGTGGGCGCGGCTTGGGGCCATATTGAGCAATCTTTCCAACGCCCGAACCACAGTGGGCTTTGATACGGAAGGGCAGCACCGCGCCTTTGGCTATAGCTTCAAGGTGCCTCATCGCAATGACAGGCATGAGGTGGAAAATTTCATGGAGCTGGGCCGCGCCCTGTACCCGGATCTTCAGGGTGCGCCACGCCTGCTTTTGCCGCAGTCTCCGCCGGATGATCTGCCCGCTGAACTTTGCGGCAGGCTGGAACCAGCAGGCGACATAGGCGATGCCTTGCCGCAGAGGGTTTTTCTGCACATGTGGCCCTCAGGCTCCAATGCCTGGCTCAAGGAGTGGCCTGCCGACAGCTGGGATGCTCTGGCCAGACTGCTGGGCAGCAAGGGTTTTGAGGTCTACCTGACCGGTGGGCCAGCCGATGCCCCGCGTAATGACGCTTTTTTGCGGGCGCATCCCCAATGTCCTGCGATTTCGCTTGCGGGCAGAACATCGCTTGCAGGCCTTGCCTGGCTGTTCAGCCGCGCCACGGCTGTAGTCTCCGTAAACACGGGCACCATGCATCTGGCAGCGCTTGCGGGCGCACCAACAGTGGGGCTGCATGGGCCGACCAATCCCTTGCGCTGGGGGCCGGTGGGGCGTCATGTGCGCGCACTTTTGCCGCACAAGGGGCCATACGCCTACCTCAACCTGGGCTTTGAATACCCACGGCCTCACACTTCCTGTCTTGATTCGCTGCCGGTGGAAGATGTGGTGGATGCCCTGCACAGCCTTTCGCTTTTTTAG